In Carya illinoinensis cultivar Pawnee chromosome 6, C.illinoinensisPawnee_v1, whole genome shotgun sequence, a single genomic region encodes these proteins:
- the LOC122312632 gene encoding uncharacterized protein LOC122312632: protein MDLVQETFEEEEASVILQTPINSLNSKDKLIWHGTKNGYFSVKSAYHMEKAKEMEGRGQASTSKTFKENMTKALNDSELQEFVMVARQLWLRRNSIIFKNKFLPPNCLLREASLRLQLLKEDEDKIQTQKEGQQTKNSAEKWQSPPANWFKVNWDEAIDKTKCMIGIGIVLRDEKGQIISTMRHKKMQLPDPLLTESYGALVAIQFTKDLGLTQIELEGDSLQVTKALQEENEAWSSSSMFIVETRIWLKTFSMWHVSHVRRNGNNIAHLLAKGSLSIFDV from the exons ATGGACCTGGTGCAAGAAacctttgaagaagaggaagcctCAGTGATCCTCCAAACCCCCATTAACTCCTTGAATTCCAAGGACAAGCTCATATGGCATGGCACAAAAAATGGCTATTTCTCAGTAAAGAGTGCATATCACATGGAGAAAGCAAAGGAAATGGAAGGAAGAGGCCAAGCTTCAACCAGTAAAACATTTAAAGAA aacATGACCAAAGCTCTAAATGACTCAGAGCTGCAAGAATTTGTGATGGTAGCTAGACAATTATGGCTGAGAAGAAATTCtatcattttcaaaaacaaattccTACCTCCAAACTGTCTACTCAGAGAAGCCAGTTTGAGACTACAGCTACTAAAAGAAGATGAGGACAAAATTCAGACTCAAAAGGAGGGCCAACAGACAAAGAATTCAGCTGAGAAGTGGCAAAGTCCTCCTGCAAACTGGTTTAAAGTCAACTGGGATGAGGCAATAGacaaaacaaaatgcatgattGGCATAGGTATAGTATTAAGGGATGAGAAAGGTCAAATCATATCAACAATGAGGCACAAGAAGATGCAACTCCCTGATCCTCTCCTAACAGAATCTTATGGAGCTTTAGTAGCTATTCAGTTTACCAAGGATCTAGGATTGACACAAATTGAATTGGAGGGTGACTCACTCCAGGTAACAAAGGCACTACAGGAAGAAAATGAAGCATGGAGTAGCAGCAGTATGTTTATCGTTGAGACTAGAATTTGGCTTAAAACTTTTTCAATGTGGCATGTTTCTCATGTTAGGAGGAATGGTAACAACATAGCCCATTTGCTAGCAAAAGGATCTCTTAGCATTTTTGATGTTTAA